CGCAGGACGGCGATCTGCGCCTGGATGAGCGGTGCTTCGAACGGCGTTTCCGTGGGGTCGTACCCACCGCTCGGCTTCACCTCGATATCGCCGAAGCCGTGCTTCGCGAGGTGCTCCTTGAGCTGACGAAGCGCGGTGTCGTAGGTCATGTCCGGCACGAGGCGCAGGTCGAGCTTCGCGACCGCGCGGTGCGGCTGGATCGTCTTGCCCCCCTGGCCGGTGTATCCCGCGACCAGGCCCTCGATGTTGACAGTCGGCGTGAAGAGGAACATCTCGAGCGAATCGCGCCACGACTTGTCATGCGCCCAGCGCTTGGCGGCGAGCAGCTTCTTCGCGGTCTCTTCGCTGAGGCGCTGCGCAGACGCGTCGAGCATCTTCTTCTGTTCCGCCGTCGCCGGACGCGCTTCTTTGCCGAAGCCGTCGATCGCGGGGTCGCCGTCGTCGTTCACAAGCGTCGCGAGAGCCTGGACGAGGTGGAACGCGGGGCTATCGAGCCGTGCGCGGTTCGAAGAGTGCACGTCGATCCCCGGACCGCGGCCCCAGCTCTCGCCGCTCGCGATGAGCTCGACCTCGATGACCCCCTTTGCGCCGAGCAGAACGCTCACGTTGCCGTCGGGGTCCTGGCCCGCACCGGGCATCACGACGCCAACGGTCTTCTTGAGCGCGGCGGCCACGTCCGGATGATTCACGACCTGGCGGAAGTGCGGTGACCCGATCTC
This sequence is a window from Candidatus Limnocylindria bacterium. Protein-coding genes within it:
- a CDS encoding M20/M25/M40 family metallo-hydrolase, which gives rise to MAPTMLAGELASIRSEIEKRHDESIQRFQHWVKNPSIAAEDRGMDEGCELMMRMAREAGFQTAKRIDTDGHPGVFATLDAGAPRTFGLYFMYDVKQADPTEWSSPPFDAAIVDKPGFGRVLMGRGAVNQKGPEAALLAALHAIKGAGKKMPVNIVLVAEGEEEIGSPHFRQVVNHPDVAAALKKTVGVVMPGAGQDPDGNVSVLLGAKGVIEVELIASGESWGRGPGIDVHSSNRARLDSPAFHLVQALATLVNDDGDPAIDGFGKEARPATAEQKKMLDASAQRLSEETAKKLLAAKRWAHDKSWRDSLEMFLFTPTVNIEGLVAGYTGQGGKTIQPHRAVAKLDLRLVPDMTYDTALRQLKEHLAKHGFGDIEVKPSGGYDPTETPFEAPLIQAQIAVLRRAGIEPAVMPRIAGSYPGYVFTGEPLRLAAGHFGLGHGSGAHAPNEYFVIEPSNPKVADWDGAVASHVAYLFALAN